In Haliaeetus albicilla chromosome 12, bHalAlb1.1, whole genome shotgun sequence, a genomic segment contains:
- the MTNAP1 gene encoding mitochondrial nucleoid-associated protein 1, translated as MAAAPAGKELCPYCHKPFKRLRSHLPHCKAAPSSATGSAPGLGPGLSPGPGPGPAAGPSAPGSGSGSDGAGLATAGQGAGSRPRVGKSGKRLPSASVGQGLAGAVPREAAAGRVEKDAAAWKGQKVAAEQGGGSDPELCHQSNRGHVQRKVEPAVQELATSLDLLPEEVEDIPKKLSNGVKIVIEKHRARVIREKSGSRSRDASAGSHGTHRSPVEGPDPGSAADRADAAQPDTQEGITVPDTANTETRSLGAVENTSESSKGEKSSSLKATKIPALQDPPEADCRSSPSDLVQQEEIDKTMTEEKQMYLEVGVEYKAPVSALHTKSLHLSAIEGFRGHNEGASKNYLTSIQKLRESKEQMAVVSEPILNARRDTELALHQFLLHTSKSQPICLSQASGRSRQAGAMGLEWFPDLYPNYDGLSIFPAKPFHEDVGITVKTARGNFSEGQQGPLSERRLMDVRLGELPAWLATCNFSLQGLLGGVQKAWSSYYDKYINVKRGGPAGISMLLAGYCVLSYGWNYQHIKSHRWRKYH; from the exons ATGGCGGCGGCACCGGCGGGGAAAGAGCTGTGCCCGTACTGCCACAAGCCCTTCAAGCGGCTCCGCTCCCACCTCCCGCACTGCAAGGCCGCGCCCAGCTCAGCCACCGGTAGCGCCCCGGGGCTAGGCCCAGGCCTAagcccaggcccaggcccaggcccggCCGCCGGGCCCTCTGCGCCCGGGAGCGGCTCTGGTTCGGACGGAGCCGGCCTCGCTACCGCCGGGCAGGGGGCAGGTAGCAGGCCGCGGGTGGGTAAGAGTGGCAAACGGCTGCCCAGCGCCAgcgtggggcaggggctggccgGTGCTGTCCCCCGGGAAGCGGCGGCAGGACGTGTGGAGAAGGATGCGGCGGCCTGGAAGGGGCAGAAGGTTGCAGCCGAGCAGGGTGGAGGGTCCGACCCTGAGCTTTGCCACCAGTCCAACAGAGGCCACGTACAGCGGAAGGTGGAACCCGCAGTACAGGAGTTAGCCACGTCCCTTGATTTGCTCCCCGAGGAGGTTGAAGATATACCCAAAAAGCTGAGTAATGGAGTGAAAATAGTAATAGAGAAGCACCGTGCCAGGGTGATCAGGGAGAAGAGCGGTTCCAGGAGCAGGGATGCTTCAGCAGGGAGCCACGGCACACACAGGTCACCTGTGGAAGGGCCGGATCCAGGCAGCGCTGCTGACCGCGCTGACGCAGCCCAGCCTGACACACAGGAGGGAATAACTGTTCCAGATACTGCAAACACAGAGACGCGCAGCCTTGGAGCAGTGGAGAACACGTCTGAGAGctcaaagggagaaaaaagcagtagTTTAAAGGCAACGAAAATACCCGCACTTCAAGATCCCCCTGAAGCTGACTGCAGAAGTAGCCCCAGTGACCTCGTTCAGCAGGAGGAAATAGACAAAACCATGacagaagagaagcagatgTACCTTGAAGTTGGTGTGGAATACAAAGCTCCTGTTTCTGCTTTGCATACGAAGAGCCTCCATCTGTCAGCAATAGAGGGTTTCAGAGGTCACAATGAAGGGGCATCCAAAAATTACCTAACCAGCATACAAAAGCTTCGAGAGAGCAAGGAGCAGATGGCTGTAGTTTCCGAACCCATCCTGAATGCAAGGAGGGACACAGAGCTGGCACTGCACCAGTTCTTGCTCCACACCTCCAAAAGCCAACCCATCTGTCTATCCCAGGCctctggcaggagcaggcaggcaggtgcCATGGGCTTGGAGTGGTTTCCAGACTTATATCCTAATTATGATGGGCTGAGTATTTTTCCAGCGAAGCCTTTCCACGAAGACGTGGGGATCACAGTGAAGACAGCGAGGGGCAATTTCTCAGAGGGACAACAAG GTCCCCTCTCAGAAAGGCGTCTGATGGATGTAAGGCTCGGGGAGCTGCCTGCGTGGCTGGCCACCTGCAACTTTTCTCTTCAGGGGCTGCTTGGAGGAGTGCAGAAAG CCTGGAGCAGCTATTATGACAAATACATCAACGTGAAGAGGGGTGGACCAGCTGGGATCTCTATGCTGCTGGCTGGATACTGCGTCCTCAGCTATGGCTGGAATTATCAGCACATCa AGAGTCACCGCTGGCGTAAATACCACTGA
- the CPSF4L gene encoding putative cleavage and polyadenylation specificity factor subunit 4-like protein, whose protein sequence is MQELVAGVEKIRFDLEADVEQQRGARPLPFPGMDKLGSAVCEFFHRGLCTKGMRCPFRHVVGEKTVVCKHWLRGLCKKGDGCNFLHEYDATKMPECYFFSKFGECSNKDCPFLHIDSTTSTMGCPRYDRGFCRHGPLCKYKHTRRVMCANYLVGFCPEGPKCKFMQYVLGRLGGELGMRLGDNPLSKAAEVAVALAVSGSRTGVLWVLI, encoded by the exons AtgcaggagctggtggctggtgtggagaagatcaggtttgacTTGGAGGCTGATGTGGAGCAGCAGCGAGGAGCACGGCCCCTGCCCTTCCCGGGTATGGACA agctggggtcGGCTGTCTGCGAGTTCTTCCACCGAGGGCTGTGCACCAAGG GCATGCGGTGCCCTTTTCGGCACGTCGTCGGGGAGAAGACGGTGGTGTGCAAGCACTGGCTGCGTGGGCTCTGCAAGAAGGGCGATGGATGCAACTTCCTGCACGAGTACGACGCGACCAAGATGCCCGAGTGCTATTTCTTCTCCAAGTTTG GCGAGTGCAGCAACAAGGACTGTCCCTTCCTGCACATTGATTCCACTACCAGCACCATGGGTTGTCCCCGGTATGACCGCGGTTTCTGCAGGCATG GTCCCCTGTGCAAGTATAAGCACACGCGGCGGGTGATGTGTGCCAACTACCTCGTCGGCTTCTGCCCAGAAGGACCCAAGTGCAAATTCATGCAGTACGtactgggcaggctggggggggagctAGGCATGCGGCTAGGGGACAACCCCCTCTCCAAGGCTGCAGAGGTGGCTGTGGCCCTTGCAGTGTCTGGGTCAAGGACAGGGGTGCTTTGGGTCCTTATCTGA
- the CDC42EP4 gene encoding cdc42 effector protein 4, with protein MPILKQLVSNSAHSKRRSRADLTAEMISAPLGDFRHTMHVGRAGDAFGDTSFLTSKAGEPGPEVGEEPGASKPSLLSRRFRSSKRSQSVTRGDRRDMLGSLRDSALFVKNAVSLPQLNEKEVDRSAAQLPKSLSSSPVKKLPEEVSPEEQQRPNGAAAGPLSPGLDERDFGDITELPVVVAKSGVGMKHAESIMSFHIDLGPSMLGDVLSIMDKEQWEQDEDPEVEESHEEEVDAALPGSPAVVTAAAAALPSQSPSRGAGGRCPRDSSSASSCTSGPEERSPVPGPPSQRGGPLKRPDKEFSFADEDDDEIRV; from the coding sequence ATGCCGATCCTCAAGCAACTCGTCTCCAACTCTGCCCACTCCAAGCGGCGCTCGCGGGCCGACCTGACGGCCGAAATGATCAGCGCGCCTCTGGGGGACTTTCGCCACACCATGCACGTGGGGCGAGCAGGGGACGCCTTTGGGGACACCTCCTTCCTCACCAGCAAGGCGGGAGAGCCGGGGCCGGAGGTTGGCGAAGAGCCGGGTGCCTCCAAACCCAGCCTGCTCTCTCGCCGCTTCCGCAGCAGCAAGCGCTCGCAGTCGGTGACGCGAGGTGACCGGCGGGACATGCTGGGTTCGCTGCGGGATTCGGCGCTCTTCGTGAAGAACGCCgtctccctgccccagctcaACGAGAAGGAGGTGGACAGGAGCGCGGCGCAGCTGCCCAAAagcctctcctccagccccgtCAAGAAGCTGCCCGAGGAGGTGAGCCCTGAAGAGCAGCAGCGCCCGAAcggggcggccgccgggccGCTGAGTCCCGGCTTGGATGAGCGTGACTTCGGGGACATCACGGAGCTGCCCGTCGTGGTGGCCAAGAGTGGGGTGGGCATGAAACACGCCGAGTCCATCATGTCCTTCCACATCGACCTGGGGCCCTCCATGCTCGGGGACGTCCTCAGCATCATGGATAAGGAGCAGTGGGAGCAGGATGAAGACCCCGAGGTAGAGGAGAGCCAcgaggaggaggtggatgccGCCCTGCCCGGCTCCCCGGCGGTGGTGACGGCAGCGGCGGCAGCCCTGCCAAGCCAGAGCCCATCCCGCGGTGCCGGCGGCCGCTGCCCCAGGGACAGCAGTTCGGCATCCAGCTGCACCTCGGGGCCGGAGGAGCGCAGCCCCGTTCCCGGGCCACCGAGCCAACGGGGGGGCCCCCTGAAACGCCCCGACAAGGAGTTCTCGTTCGCCGACGAAGACGATGACGAGATCAGAGTATAA
- the LOC138687958 gene encoding collagen alpha-1(III) chain-like: protein MAKTEPRVPRTRLVLTLESREEQTPGGIGNRRQEVCEEGVEPPGGTASQAACRGEPGWGTETGRDPAVLSPRVAVPTLPGHLTVTAVTPAVAEITRAAADRHVERNIPPSPGHLGATGQPVQPSACGHAGGDKDIGPRRHIPSFSWRQAAPGGPGRGCRGGRACGRPLPPFGHHRRHRGPVTRMGKGPTSLLRASLEVGAVSPPRRPPSPRVHLNGSADHRQRRRQHGPGTTQSRSQHPAEASPSRQGDCPTLLRQSPGDVTTAARDRARITPCHRQPREGTGPLSHPQIGLPSESSQDLGAESPVSAGSPGAPVTASSPARVTGLVLSLASGCRCSCAMGCVEQSRQRLWKWKGSRQHQSRGRRDGSPGWEAKLGSCQGYRHADQRQAGELAVPTPARRCQKQNNVPGGTADDQELARVQRGTIGRTRQNTHRTINPPATGTRTSLRLSRASRGRFRGERLSPRRPWLRLSQQQGPAGVRQDTGAKQTSRPPPGSKFLWFRWGRWEVNRQASHGLATVPYLPAGPGTPQPAGSGGAHDRGGCLRSRQNPGNKGRYRHGQHNAAGSGAACGHRRVAAHRGRGGSPTAGSARGTVSGGWPRQWGFGPALLFPPPPSRQDLNPVNFLGARAQLDSLHGLRGSCVQNRVVYCEPSSGGSPVPGCRDLCSLRSLTLCLSFSPRLLTIPTPDLYIRHSETSILNAATAGVKPGRRGLSPAPQERSLPTSPRLSQHQSGTGSQPHAQASKAGQVPAPHGNLRVLPRDGEPCWRAGWGGGSEGKAGEGGGGLEWPGNPVPGCRRMSWRGISDGSDSAPACAQPRPAQGCCWTRSSEGRINLSEKGRGQPPPRLRPPPAPDRPHVPVVGWGNVSPPLPARYRSGVRGSPRGPRPPPDNSRAGARLPSSPPPPATEPSRAVPA from the exons ATGGCCAAGACGGAGCCGCGCGTCCCACGGACCCGACTGGTGCTCACGCTTG aaAGCAGGGAGGAGCAGACGCCAGGAGGAATTGGAAACAGACGGCAGGAAGTGTGCGAGGAGGGTGTAGAGCCCCCGGGAGGCACCGCCAGCCAAGCAGCGTGCCGGGGGGAGCCGGGATGGGGGACGGAGACGGGCAGGGACCCCGCGG TGCTGAGCCCACGCGTGGCCGTGCCCACCCTCCCCGGCCACCTCACCGTCACCGCTGTGACTCCAGCGGTGGCAGAGATCACAAGGGCCGCGGCTGACCGGCACGTGGAGAGGAacattcctccttcccctgGCCACCTCGGTGCCACCGGCCAACCCGTCCAGCCCAGCGCCTGTGGCCACGCAGGAGGGGACAAGGACATCGGACCACGCCGCCACATCCCATCCTTCTCCTGGCGCCAGGCAGCCCCAGGTGGTCCCGGGAGAGGCTGCCGGGGAGGAAGGGCTTGTGGCCGCCCGCTTCCTCCCTTCGGGCACCACCGGCGACACCGCGGCCCCGTGACACGCATGGGGAAAGGACCGACGTCTCTCCTCCGAGCAAGCCTCGAGGTGGGGGCCGTGTCCCCCCCTCGTcgcccacccagccccagggtGCACCTGAACGGCTCCGCTGACCACAGGCAGCGACGACGGCAGCACGGTCCCGGCACAACCCAGTCCC GATCCCAGCACCCCGCGGAGGCGAGCCCTTCTCGGCAGGGCGACTGCCCGACTCTGCTGCGGCAGAGCCCCGGCGATGTGACG ACAGCTGCCAGAGACAGGGCACGGATCACACCTTGCCACCGCCAGCCCCGGGAGGGGACAGGCCCGCTGTCACACCCTCAAATTGGGCTCCCCAGCGAGTCTTCCCAGGACCTGGGGGCAGAAAGTCCTGTTAGTGCGGGCAGCCCAGGCGCCCCGGTGACCGCCTCCTCCCCGGCGCGGGTGACAGGTCTGGTCCTGTCCCTGGCATCGGGATGCCGTTGCAGTTGTGCCATGGGATGCGTGGAGCAGTCCCGGCAGCGACTCTGGAAGTGGAAAGGCAGCCGGCAGCATCAGAGCCGGGGACGGCGAGACGGCTCGCCGGGGTGGGAGGCAAAGCTCGGCTCCTGCCAGGGCTATCGGCACGCTGATCAGCGCCAAGCTGGGGAACTCGCCGTCCCAACGCCGGCACGCCGGTGCCAAAAGCAGAACAACGTTCCCGGAGGGACTGCCGACGACCAGGAGCTAGCCAGAGTTCAGCGAGGAACTATTGGCAGGACACGCCAGAACACGCACAGGACCATAAATCCTCCTGCTACGGGGACACGAACCAGCCTGCGGCTCTCCAGGGCGAGCAGGGGACGTTTCCGGGGGGAAAGGTTATCTCCTCGCCGGCCCTGGCTCCGTCTCTCACAACAACAGGGACCGGCCGGGGTCCGACAGGATACCGGGGCTAAACAGACCTCCCGACCTCCACCAGGCTCCAAATTCCTGTGGTTTCGCTGGGGCAGATGGGAAGTAAACAGGCAGGCTTCCCACGGCTTGGCCACGGTACCCTACCTGCCGGCAGGACCCGGCACCCCGCAGCCGGCCGGCTCGGGGGGGGCCCACGACCGCGGTGGCTGTTTGCGCTCGCGACAAAACCCAGGGAACAAAGGGAGATACCGCCACGGTCAGCACAACGctgccggcagcggggctgcctGCGGGCATCGGCGTGTGGCTGCCCATCGGGGCCGTGGAGGGAGCCCCACTGCCGGGTCAGCCCGTGGCACAGTGTCAGGCGGCTGGCCCCGGCAATGGGGATTTGGGCCAGCCTTActcttccccccaccacccTCCCGCCAGGACCTAAACCCAGTGAACTTCCTCGGTGCTAGAGCTCAGCTGGATTCACTCCATGGTCTCCGAGGGAGCTGCGTCCAAAACAGAGTTGTTTACTGTGAGCCCAGCTCAGGAGGAAGCCCCGTCCCGGGGTGCAGAGACCTGTGCTCCCTTCGTTCCCTcactctgtgcctcagtttctccccCAGACTGCTAACGATCCCAACTCCTGATCTATATATTCGGCACTCGGAAACATCTATACTTAACGCCGCTACCGCCGGGGTCAAACCAGGGCGGCGAGGGCTGAGTCCAGCTCCCCAAGAGCGGTCGCTGCCCACCAGCCCCCGGCTCTCCCAGCACCAGAGTGGGACGGGGAGCCAGCCCCACGCCCAGGCTTCCAAAGCCGGGCAGGTCCCTGCTCCCCACGGGAACCTGCGTGTGCTCCCCAGGGATGGCGAGCCGTGCTGgagggctggctgggggggggggtcagaggggaaggctggggagggaggaggggggttGGAATGGCCGGGAAACCCTGTCCCAGGCTGTAGGAGGATGAGCTGGAGGGGGATTTCGGACGGCTCTGACTCAGCACCCGCCTGCGCCCAGCCCCGGCCAGCCCAGGGGTGCTGCTGGACCCGCTCCAGCGAGGGGAGGATCAACCTTTCCGAGAAGGGCCGCGGGCAGCCACCGCCCCGGCTGCGCCCACCGCCGGCTCCG GACCGGCCCCACGTTCcggtggtggggtgggggaacgTATCACCGCCGCTCCCGGCCCGTTACCGGAGCGGGGTTcggggcagcccccggggaCCCCGCCCGCCACCGGACAATAGCCGAGCTGGGGCCCGGCTGCcttccagcccccccccacccgcgaccgagccgagccgagccgtgCCGGCCTGA